From Girardinichthys multiradiatus isolate DD_20200921_A chromosome 3, DD_fGirMul_XY1, whole genome shotgun sequence, the proteins below share one genomic window:
- the LOC124865762 gene encoding uncharacterized protein LOC124865762 isoform X12, translating into MATMTTEASAVNEADTEGKQKSSRAPPEPEPVQQEATTSEQEGEQSSNKAQEQAGEPGPAEVATSPEEEQLKPRTRTSAGKGLSRLFSSFLKRRSQGSEGEGFEAEKASDEKADQEKVDNPEEEKVEEVKSEDKESKAVEEKPEAKEIKKKDEEKIEEKEEKKKIEEKVEKKGSKKKKKEAKKKAEEKNEGKVKKDETKKEDVKSENKEEQKEEKVKTTVEKEEAKPEKKEEEKKQTTEGKEEGVEAGKKEEGKVDKKDAKKKEKENKLKKREEEKAKRKAEEEERIKKREEEKAKKREEEKAREAEKLKKKEEEKVKKREEEKAKEEKTKKKEEEKTKEDKTKKEEKAKEEKQEEKIKRLEKTDIEEKKTEDKHQEEEKGKKKEKGKSIGKKEDKEENKPSVEQVKAPIAAPEPELKIEPDTEPEPAADQQSVSSTETQPAPEVQKEESEIQKEPEEEVQKEGTEKKEHPAQQEVTKGEEKTAKQIKKEKRKEKKTEKKTEKKIEETKGSKRPKTMQCKVTLLDDTLFECELDKHAKGQELLTKVCDHANLLEKDYFGLAIWENSVSKTWLEPFKEIRKQVSGGIYEFTFNVKFYPPDPAQLMEDLTRYFLCLQLRNDIMHGVLPCSFVTLSLLGSYTAQSELGEYDPELHGTDYVKDLSLAPGQSKELEEKVMELHRTYRSMNPAQADLLFLENAKKLAMYGVDLHQAKDLDGVDITLGVCSSGLMVYKDKLRINRFPWAKVLKISYKRSSFFIKIRASEQEQYESTIGFKLPNYKASKKLWKVCVEHHTFFRVSSVEPPSSRRFLVLGSKFRYSGRTQAQTRQASSMIDRPAPRFTRSASKRLSRNLEGARRKSEQIFTQSWEEGQSVQTLTINWKSTHTADGGSQIISEQQQERIKEGEWSDLLYRQPSVAAVQTFDFVKQQAKPSLEYSSSADVQYQPAPSRQDDWFLYFDRFFSLSESEEKILSSSKTQSQILVEELVSSVAEQEETTEQVIESLHKSVTLIDALAEIEDLEEKLRKVRDLEERLQEAVAAEDESKYFSSVKKRQVGEEEIRDLPEILQQQSLMERVDDWFVLLVGTPRETSYIEAVTMNGFQLDEDRFVSEVDVSEVYKVEVEERQMAQETPGEAYIEPVTLKEAQMDEGRLVAEVSEDYKVVVEERLMLQEAPRHLEEIQPVTERDDDWFVSLDAPSRQTTHVKPVEVSLAGGVSKSQMEVVPAISAVDLGKKRVEIFVEDTEIKQMPRQGGDDWSVLLDLPDRGTSFMQPASKAEYVQFLHKESMPTVTVPEPVEKRREVIVKEIVIQKQDEKLPEQKILHPVSNQDDDWYLLLDILPKVESYVPPVFVPNPTEVSPSVPAETKCVEQRLYPISPQLFQPLPERDDDWCILFDTVGDKPVIMPAVAEVQRVVETPIPIEPKPKSIVEGLRAPAVTLANLPQPRHVDDDWFELLDVAVKVSVAVEQCDLVPEVRKAKKVILTEQRTQQRVTIVDETWQQKEVGKERPLQIEADDDWFVLLDLAPKTSVAAPERPRLPSEVRAPAVVAATRIEIPEKKPQFALRIQEERRPVLHTHVTDDWFVLLDFDRKESVVSTQRGTRPVSAPVFSQAALAEAGIPMAPFDQPQTSTPIKTSRLEERKLEVTVEATEPSKIEALSEVKPAVRREQREVDSSLISTINGDIQHESETEKTNVEGLQMRKKRAKKIEGDSIYIRHSVLMLEEFDKPQEELLRHHASISELKRNFMEAVPETRQSEWDKRLSTHSPFRTLGINGEPLHSADGSVCISPRCKGSEKKPLHVETSSNFGESEVSGPSESHQSEPDGVEALSAPVEEESCNHEEVVVFETLLVPLVDVEMAQLAPPVESSCRALDEIQEEEGTCPVASESSGGIVGPSPAYHFWSDGPQIIRCFQPPLVQTQTVTITAVSNSLPGDISTTEVPILQTKTFTYESSKMTDEGTDEEKESSLSTSKTITSETSTGTTITTTTTHISKVVKSGSSETRVEKRIVITADSDVGQEKEKHGGASAL; encoded by the exons TGGCTACCATGACAACAGAGGCGAGTGCTGTGAACGAGGCCGACACTGAAGGCAAGCAGAAGAGCAGCCGCGCTCCGCCAGAACCCGAACCTGTGCAGCAAGAGGCGACCACATCTGAGCAGGAGGGGGAGCAGTCGAGCAACAAGGCCCAGGAGCAGGCTGGTGAGCCTGGGCCTGCGGAGGTAGCTACCTCCCCTGAGGAGGAGCAGTTGAAACCTCGTACCAGGACCTCTGCTGGCAAGGGCCTCTCACGCCTCTTCTCCTCCTTCCTAAAACGGCGCTCTCAGGGTTCGGAGGGCGAGGGCTTTGAGGCTGAGAAAGCCAGCGACGAAAAGGCGGACCAAGAGAAAGTCGACAATCCAGAAGAGGAAAAAGTAGAAGAGGTGAAGAGTGAGGACAAGGAGTCTAAAGCAGTGGAGGAAAAACCAGAAGccaaagaaattaaaaagaaagatgaagagaaaatagaagaaaaagaagagaagaagaaaatagaagaaaaagttGAGAAAAAGgggagtaaaaagaaaaagaaagaagcgAAGAAGAAAGCAGAGGAAAAGAATGAAGGCAAAGTGAAAAAGGAcgagacaaaaaaagaagacgtaaagtcagaaaataAAGAGGAGCAAAAGGAGGAAAAGGTGAAGACAACTGTAGAAAAGGAGGAGGCAAAAccagagaaaaaagaagaagaaaagaagcagACCACTGAGGGTAAAGAAGAAGGGGTAGAGGctggaaagaaagaagaaggaAAGGTAGACAAGAAGGAcgcaaagaaaaaagaaaaggagaacaAGCTGAAGAAAAGGGAAgaggaaaaagcaaaaagaaaagcagaggaagaagagaggataaaaaagagagaagaggagaaagcaAAGAAacgagaagaagaaaaagccaGAGAAGCcgaaaaactaaaaaagaaagaggaggaaaaggttaaaaagagggaggaggaaaaggctaaggaggaaaaaacaaaaaagaaggaagaggaaaaaactaaagaagacaagacaaaaAAGGAGGAGAAAGCTAAAGAGGAGAAACAAGAGGAAAAGATAAAACGACTGGAAAAGACAGATATAGAGGAGAAAAAGACTGAAGACAAGCACCAGGAAGaggaaaagggaaagaaaaaggaGAAGGGGAAGAGCATAGGAAAGAAGGAAGACAAGGAGGAGAACAAACCAAGTGTGGAACAAGTGAAAGCACCTATTGCCGCTCCAGAGCCAGAACTAAAAATTGAGCCGGACACTGAACCTGAACCGGCTGCAGATCAACAGTCAGTAAGCAGCACTGAGACTCAG CCTGCTCCAGAGGTGCAAAAGGAAGAATCAGAGATACAGAAAGAGCCTGAAGAAGAAGTGCAAAAGGAGGGCACAGAAAAAAAGGAGCATCCAGCACAACAGGAGGTGAccaaaggagaagaaaaaacagcGAAGCAGATAAAGAAGGAGAAACGTAAAGaaaagaagacagaaaaaaagacagaaaagaagATAGAGGAAACTAAAGGCTCCAAACGTCCAAAAACCATGCAGTGCAAAGTCACCTTACTGGATGACACTCTGTTTGAGTGTGAACTTGAT AAACATGCTAAAGGTCAGGAGCTTTTAACTAAAGTGTGTGACCATGCCAACCTGCTGGAGAAGGATTACTTCGGGCTGGCCATCTGGGAAAACTCAGTCAGCAAG ACCTGGTTGGAACCTTTTAAAGAGATCCGGAAACAGGTTTCGGGTGGCATCTATGAGTTTACATTTAATGTGAAGTTCTACCCTCCTGATCCAGCACAGCTTATGGAAGACCTCACTAG GTACTTCCTGTGTCTCCAGCTCAGGAACGACATTATGCATGGTGTTCTTCCTTGTTCCTTTGTCACGCTGTCCCTGCTGGGCTCCTACACAGCCCAGTCAGAGCTGGGAGAATATGACCCAGAGCTTCATGGGACAGATTACGTAAAAGATCTGAGCCTGGCACCCGGACAAAGCAAggaactggaggaaaaagtgATGGAGCTGCACCGCACCTACAG GTCAATGAATCCAGCCCAAGCAGATCTGCTGTTTCTGGAAAATGCCAAGAAACTTGCAATGTATGGAGTTGACCTGCATCAAGCCAAG GATCTCGATGGCGTTGACATCACACTGGGTGTTTGCTCCAGCGGTCTGATGGTCTATAAGGACAAACTGAGGATCAATCGTTTCCCTTGGGCCAAAGTGCTCAAAATCTCCTACAAGCGGAGCAGCTTCTTTATCAAAATCAGAGCGTCAGAG CAAGAGCAGTATGAGAGCACCATCGGCTTCAAGCTACCCAACTACAAGGCCTCAAAGAAGCTTTGGAAAGTTTGCGTTGAGCATCACACTTTCTTCAG GGTTTCATCAGTGGAGCCTCCATCGTCCCGTCGTTTCCTTGTCTTGGGTTCCAAGTTCCGGTACAGCGGCCGTACTCAAGCCCAAACCCGGCAGGCAAGCTCCATGATCGACCGCCCTGCCCCTCGCTTCACACGCTCTGCGAGCAAGAGGCTGTCACGTAACTTAGAAGGAG CCAGAAGGAAGTCTGAGCAGATTTTCACCCAGTCCTGGGAGGAAGGACAGTCTGTTCAAACACTCACAATAAACTGGAAGAGCACTCATACAGCAGACGGCGGCTCTCAAattatcagtgaacagcagcagGAGAGGATAAAGGAAGGCGAGTGGTCTGACCTTCTGTATCGTCAACCTTCTGTAGCTGCTGTCCAGACTTTTGATTTTGTGAAACAACAAG CCAAACCCAGCTTGGAATATTCCTCCTCTGCGGACGTTCAATATCAACCCGCACCATCAAGGCAGGATGACTGGTTCCTGTACTTTGACCGATTCTTCAGTTTATCCGAGTCTGAAGAAAAGATTCTGT CCTCTAGTAAAACCCAGTCCCAGATCCTTGTGGAGGAGCTTGTCTCGTCAGTGGCCGAACAGGAAGAGACTACTGAGCAAGTCATTGAAAGTCTGCACAAATCTGTGACCTTGATAGATGCATTGGCAGAGATTGAAGATCTGGAAGAGAAACTGAGGAAAGTGAGGGACTTGGAGGAAAGGCTGCAAGAAGCGG TGGCGGCTGAGGATGAGAGCAAGTATTTCAGCTCAGTGAAGAAGAGACAGGTAGGAGAAGAGGAGATTCGGGACCTACCAGAGATCCTGCAACAACAGTCACTCATGGAAAGGGTGGATGACTGGTTTGTGTTACTGGTTGGGACTCCAAGAGAAACCTCTTATATAGAAGCAG TAACAATGAATGGATTCCAATTGGATGAAGACAGGTTTGTCTCTGAGGTTGACGTTTCAGAGGTTTACAAGGTAGAAGTTGAAGAGAGACAGATGGCGCAAGAGACTCCAGGAGAAGCTTATATAGAACCAG TAACATTAAAGGAAGCCCAGATGGATGAAGGAAGGCTTGTAGCTGAAGTTTCAGAAGATTACAAGGTAGTAGTTGAAGAGAGACTGATGTTACAAGAGGCTCCAAGACATCTTGAAGAAATCCAGCCAGTAACTGAGAGGGATGATGACTGGTTTGTGTCACTGGATGCTCCTTCTAGACAAACTACACATGTAAAACCAG TTGAAGTGAGTCTAGCAGGAGGTGTCTCCAAGTCCCAGATGGAAGTTGTCCCAGCTATCTCAGCTGTTGatctgggaaaaaaaagagtGGAGATTTTTGTCGAggatacagaaataaaacaaatgccaAGACAGGGGGGAGATGACTGGTCTGTGTTGCTTGATCTTCCAGATAGGGGAACATCCTTTATGCAACCAG CTTCGAAGGCCGAGTATGTTCAGTTTCTTCACAAAGAAAGCATGCCAACTGTGACTGTGCCTGAGCCAGTAGAGAAGAGGAGGGAGGTCATAGTTAAGGAGATTGTGATTCAGAAACAGGACGAGAAGCTTCCAGAGCAGAAAATATTGCATCCAGTGAGCAACCAAGATGATGATTGGTATCTGCTGCTGGACATACTTCCCAAAGTGGAGTCTTATGTACCTCCAG tttttgtgccAAACCCCACTGAAGTCAGTCCAAGTGTTCCAGCTGAAACAAAATGTGTAGAGCAGAGGTTGTATCCAATTAGTCCACAGCTTTTCCAGCCTCTGCCAGAGAGAGATGATGACTGGTGCATTCTGTTTGACACTGTTGGTGATAAGCCAGTTATCATGCCTGCAG TTGCTGAGGTTCAGAGGGTTGTTGAAACACCCATACCCATTGAACCGAAACCAAAATCCATCGTGGAGGGTTTGAGGGCACCTGCTGTGACTTTGGCTAACCTGCCACAACCAAGACATGTGGATGATGATTGGTTTGAGCTGCTAGATGTGGCAGTGAAAGTATCAG TGGCTGTGGAGCAATGTGATCTTGTTCCCGAAGTGAGAAAGGCTAAAAAGGTTATACTCACAGAGCAGAGAACACAGCAGAGGGTTACTATAGTGGATGAGACTTGGCAGCAGAAGGAAGTGGGGAAGGAACGTCCACTGCAAATAGAAGCAGACGATGATTGGTTTGTTCTTCTGGATTTGGCTCCAAAGACATCAG TCGCTGCCCCTGAACGTCCCAGGTTACCATCAGAGGTCAGAGCTCCAGCTGTTGTGGCCGCAACAAGGATTGAAATTCCTGAGAAGAAGCCACAGTTTGCGCTGCGGATCCAGGAAGAAAGGCGCCCAGTCTTGCATACACATGTCACTGATGATTGGTTTGTCCTGCTGGATTTTGACAGGAAGGAGTCAG TTGTGAGCACACAGAGGGGGACACGTCCTGTCAGTGCTCCAGTATTCTCCCAGGCTGCTCTAGCAGAGGCAGGGATCCCCATGGCCCCCTTCGACCAGCCCCAGACCTCCACTCCCATAAAGACCAGCCGCCTGGAAGAGAGGAAGCTGGAGGTCACAGTGGAAGCAACAGAGCCCTCAAAAATCGAGGCATTGTCTGAGGTCAAg CCAGCAGTGCGGAGGGAGCAGAGAGAAGTAGACTCTTCACTGATATCCACCATCAATGGGGACATTCAG CACGAGTCTGAGACTGAGAAGACAAACGTGGAGGGGTTGCAAATGCGAAAG AAAAGAGCTAAGAAAATTGAGGGTGACTCAATTTATATCAGACATAGCGTGTTAATGCTGGAG GAGTTCGATAAGCCTCAGGAGGAGCTGCTCAGGCACCACGCCAGCATCAGTGAGCTGAAGAGGAACTTCATGGAGGCCGTGCCGGAGACAAGGCAGAGTGAATGGGACAAGCGTCTGTCCACGCACTCTCCGTTCCGCACCCTGGGCATCAATGGCGAGCCTCTGCACAGTGCAGATGGG aGTGTGTGCATTAGTCCCCGTTGCAAAGGTTCTGAAAAAAAACCTCTTCATGTGGAAACCAGCAGTAATTTCGGGGAGTCAGAGGTATCTGGACCCTCTGAGAGCCATCAGAGTGAGCCTGATGGTGTCGAAGCCCTCAGCGCTCCCGTTGAAGAGGAGTCGTGCAATCATGAGGAGGTTGTGGTTTTTGAGACTCTCTTGGTGCCACTCGTAGATGTGGAAATGGCACAGCTGGCTCCTCCAGTTGAATCCTCCTGTAGAGCTTTAGATGAGATCCAGGAGGAAGAAGGAACATGTCCCGTAGCATCTGAGTCCTCTGGTGGAATAGTTGGACCTTCCCCAGCTTACCATTTCTGGAGCGATGGTCCGCAGATCATACGCTGCTTCCAG CCCCCTCTGGTGCAGACCCAGACTGTCACCATCACAGCCGTTTCCAACTCCCTCCCAGGTGACATCTCCACCACAGAGGTCCCCATCCTCCAGACCAAGACCTTCACCTATGAGTCTTCAAAG ATGACCGATGAAGGTACAGATGAGGAAAAAGAGAGCTCTTTATCCACTTCCAAGACCATTACCTCCGAGACGTCCACCGGCACCACTATCACTACCACTACCACCCACATCTCAAAG GTGGTAAAAAGTGGATCCTCAGAGACCCGTGTGGAGAAAAGAATTGTCATAACAGCAGACTCTGACGTTGGTCAAGAAAAG GAGAAACATGGCGGAGCATCAGCATTGTAA